In one Papio anubis isolate 15944 chromosome 11, Panubis1.0, whole genome shotgun sequence genomic region, the following are encoded:
- the TIAL1 gene encoding nucleolysin TIAR isoform X1 has product MITEQPDSRRVNSSVGFSVLQHTSNDPYCFVEFYEHRDAAAALAAMNGRKILGKEVKVNWATTPSSQKKDTSNHFHVFVGDLSPEITTEDIKSAFAPFGKISDARVVKDMATGKSKGYGFVSFYNKLDAENAIVHMGGQWLGGRQIRTNWATRKPPAPKSTQENNTKQLRFEDVVNQSSPKNCTVYCGGIASGLTDQLMRQTFSPFGQIMEIRVFPEKGYSFVRFSTHESAAHAIVSVNGTTIEGHVVKCYWGKESPDMTKNFQQVDYSQWGQWSQVYGNPQQYGQYMANGWQVPPYGVYGQPWNQQGFGVDQSPSAAWMGGFGAQPPQGQAPPPVIPPPNQAGYGMASYQTQ; this is encoded by the exons ATGATAACAGAG CAACCCGATAGCAGAAGGGTCAACTCTTCTGTTGGATTTTCTGTTTTGCAGCATACAAGCAATGACCCATATTGCTTTGTGGAATTTTATGAACACAGAGATGCAGCTGCTGCATTAGCTGCtatgaatgggagaaaaattttgggAAAG gaGGTCAAAGTAAACTGGGCAACCACACCAAGTAGCCAGAAAAAAGATACTTCCA ATCACTTCCATGTGTTTGTTGGGGATTTGAGTCCAGAAATTACAACAGAAGATATCAAATCAGCATTTGCCCCCTTTGGTAAAATATC GGATGCCCGGGTAGTTAAAGACATGGCAACTGGAAAATCCAAAGGCTAtggttttgtatctttttataacAAACTG GATGCAGAAAATGCGATTGTGCATATGGGAGGTCAGTGGTTGGGTGGTCGTCAAATCCGAACCAACTGGGCCACACGTAAACCACCTGCACCTAAAAGTACACAAGAAA ACAACACTAAGCAGTTGAGATTTGAAGATGTAGTAAACCAGTCAAGTCCAAAAAATTGTACTGTGTACTGTGGAGGAATTGCGTCTGGGTTAACAg atcaGCTTATGAGACAGACATTCTCACCATTTGGACAAATTATGGAAATAAGAGTTTTCCCAGAAAAGGGCTATTCATTTGTCAG attttCAACCCATGAAAGTGCAGCCCATGCCATTGTTTCAGTGAACGGTACTACGATTGAAGGACATGTGGTTAAATGCTATTGGGGTAAAGAATCTCCTGATATGACTAAAAACTTCCAACAG GTCGACTATAGTCAGTGGGGCCAATGGAGCCAAGTGTATGGAAACCCACAACAGTATGGACAGTATATGGCAAATGGGTGGCAAGTACCGCCTTATGGAGTATACGGGCAACCATGGAATCAACAAGGATTTGGAGTAGA tcaATCACCTTCTGCTGCTTGGATGGGTGGATTTGGTGCTCAGCCTCCCCAAGGACAAGCTCCTCCCCCTGTAATACCTCCTCCTAACCAAGCTGGATATGGTATGGCAAGTTACCAAACACAGTGA
- the TIAL1 gene encoding nucleolysin TIAR isoform X3 yields the protein MITEQPDSRRVNSSVGFSVLQHTSNDPYCFVEFYEHRDAAAALAAMNGRKILGKEVKVNWATTPSSQKKDTSNHFHVFVGDLSPEITTEDIKSAFAPFGKISDARVVKDMATGKSKGYGFVSFYNKLDAENAIVHMGGQWLGGRQIRTNWATRKPPAPKSTQENNTKQLRFEDVVNQSSPKNCTVYCGGIASGLTDQLMRQTFSPFGQIMEIRVFPEKGYSFVRFSTHESAAHAIVSVNGTTIEGHVVKCYWGKESPDMTKNFQQVDYSQWGQWSQVYGNPQQYGQYMANGWQVPPYGVYGQPWNQQGFGVELCLIFV from the exons ATGATAACAGAG CAACCCGATAGCAGAAGGGTCAACTCTTCTGTTGGATTTTCTGTTTTGCAGCATACAAGCAATGACCCATATTGCTTTGTGGAATTTTATGAACACAGAGATGCAGCTGCTGCATTAGCTGCtatgaatgggagaaaaattttgggAAAG gaGGTCAAAGTAAACTGGGCAACCACACCAAGTAGCCAGAAAAAAGATACTTCCA ATCACTTCCATGTGTTTGTTGGGGATTTGAGTCCAGAAATTACAACAGAAGATATCAAATCAGCATTTGCCCCCTTTGGTAAAATATC GGATGCCCGGGTAGTTAAAGACATGGCAACTGGAAAATCCAAAGGCTAtggttttgtatctttttataacAAACTG GATGCAGAAAATGCGATTGTGCATATGGGAGGTCAGTGGTTGGGTGGTCGTCAAATCCGAACCAACTGGGCCACACGTAAACCACCTGCACCTAAAAGTACACAAGAAA ACAACACTAAGCAGTTGAGATTTGAAGATGTAGTAAACCAGTCAAGTCCAAAAAATTGTACTGTGTACTGTGGAGGAATTGCGTCTGGGTTAACAg atcaGCTTATGAGACAGACATTCTCACCATTTGGACAAATTATGGAAATAAGAGTTTTCCCAGAAAAGGGCTATTCATTTGTCAG attttCAACCCATGAAAGTGCAGCCCATGCCATTGTTTCAGTGAACGGTACTACGATTGAAGGACATGTGGTTAAATGCTATTGGGGTAAAGAATCTCCTGATATGACTAAAAACTTCCAACAG GTCGACTATAGTCAGTGGGGCCAATGGAGCCAAGTGTATGGAAACCCACAACAGTATGGACAGTATATGGCAAATGGGTGGCAAGTACCGCCTTATGGAGTATACGGGCAACCATGGAATCAACAAGGATTTGGAGTAGA GCTCTGCTTGATTTTTGTGTAA
- the TIAL1 gene encoding nucleolysin TIAR isoform X2, with protein MITEHTSNDPYCFVEFYEHRDAAAALAAMNGRKILGKEVKVNWATTPSSQKKDTSNHFHVFVGDLSPEITTEDIKSAFAPFGKISDARVVKDMATGKSKGYGFVSFYNKLDAENAIVHMGGQWLGGRQIRTNWATRKPPAPKSTQENNTKQLRFEDVVNQSSPKNCTVYCGGIASGLTDQLMRQTFSPFGQIMEIRVFPEKGYSFVRFSTHESAAHAIVSVNGTTIEGHVVKCYWGKESPDMTKNFQQVDYSQWGQWSQVYGNPQQYGQYMANGWQVPPYGVYGQPWNQQGFGVDQSPSAAWMGGFGAQPPQGQAPPPVIPPPNQAGYGMASYQTQ; from the exons ATGATAACAGAG CATACAAGCAATGACCCATATTGCTTTGTGGAATTTTATGAACACAGAGATGCAGCTGCTGCATTAGCTGCtatgaatgggagaaaaattttgggAAAG gaGGTCAAAGTAAACTGGGCAACCACACCAAGTAGCCAGAAAAAAGATACTTCCA ATCACTTCCATGTGTTTGTTGGGGATTTGAGTCCAGAAATTACAACAGAAGATATCAAATCAGCATTTGCCCCCTTTGGTAAAATATC GGATGCCCGGGTAGTTAAAGACATGGCAACTGGAAAATCCAAAGGCTAtggttttgtatctttttataacAAACTG GATGCAGAAAATGCGATTGTGCATATGGGAGGTCAGTGGTTGGGTGGTCGTCAAATCCGAACCAACTGGGCCACACGTAAACCACCTGCACCTAAAAGTACACAAGAAA ACAACACTAAGCAGTTGAGATTTGAAGATGTAGTAAACCAGTCAAGTCCAAAAAATTGTACTGTGTACTGTGGAGGAATTGCGTCTGGGTTAACAg atcaGCTTATGAGACAGACATTCTCACCATTTGGACAAATTATGGAAATAAGAGTTTTCCCAGAAAAGGGCTATTCATTTGTCAG attttCAACCCATGAAAGTGCAGCCCATGCCATTGTTTCAGTGAACGGTACTACGATTGAAGGACATGTGGTTAAATGCTATTGGGGTAAAGAATCTCCTGATATGACTAAAAACTTCCAACAG GTCGACTATAGTCAGTGGGGCCAATGGAGCCAAGTGTATGGAAACCCACAACAGTATGGACAGTATATGGCAAATGGGTGGCAAGTACCGCCTTATGGAGTATACGGGCAACCATGGAATCAACAAGGATTTGGAGTAGA tcaATCACCTTCTGCTGCTTGGATGGGTGGATTTGGTGCTCAGCCTCCCCAAGGACAAGCTCCTCCCCCTGTAATACCTCCTCCTAACCAAGCTGGATATGGTATGGCAAGTTACCAAACACAGTGA
- the TIAL1 gene encoding nucleolysin TIAR isoform X4: protein MDARVVKDMATGKSKGYGFVSFYNKLDAENAIVHMGGQWLGGRQIRTNWATRKPPAPKSTQENNTKQLRFEDVVNQSSPKNCTVYCGGIASGLTDQLMRQTFSPFGQIMEIRVFPEKGYSFVRFSTHESAAHAIVSVNGTTIEGHVVKCYWGKESPDMTKNFQQVDYSQWGQWSQVYGNPQQYGQYMANGWQVPPYGVYGQPWNQQGFGVDQSPSAAWMGGFGAQPPQGQAPPPVIPPPNQAGYGMASYQTQ from the exons AT GGATGCCCGGGTAGTTAAAGACATGGCAACTGGAAAATCCAAAGGCTAtggttttgtatctttttataacAAACTG GATGCAGAAAATGCGATTGTGCATATGGGAGGTCAGTGGTTGGGTGGTCGTCAAATCCGAACCAACTGGGCCACACGTAAACCACCTGCACCTAAAAGTACACAAGAAA ACAACACTAAGCAGTTGAGATTTGAAGATGTAGTAAACCAGTCAAGTCCAAAAAATTGTACTGTGTACTGTGGAGGAATTGCGTCTGGGTTAACAg atcaGCTTATGAGACAGACATTCTCACCATTTGGACAAATTATGGAAATAAGAGTTTTCCCAGAAAAGGGCTATTCATTTGTCAG attttCAACCCATGAAAGTGCAGCCCATGCCATTGTTTCAGTGAACGGTACTACGATTGAAGGACATGTGGTTAAATGCTATTGGGGTAAAGAATCTCCTGATATGACTAAAAACTTCCAACAG GTCGACTATAGTCAGTGGGGCCAATGGAGCCAAGTGTATGGAAACCCACAACAGTATGGACAGTATATGGCAAATGGGTGGCAAGTACCGCCTTATGGAGTATACGGGCAACCATGGAATCAACAAGGATTTGGAGTAGA tcaATCACCTTCTGCTGCTTGGATGGGTGGATTTGGTGCTCAGCCTCCCCAAGGACAAGCTCCTCCCCCTGTAATACCTCCTCCTAACCAAGCTGGATATGGTATGGCAAGTTACCAAACACAGTGA